Proteins from one Impatiens glandulifera chromosome 2, dImpGla2.1, whole genome shotgun sequence genomic window:
- the LOC124926451 gene encoding wound-induced protein 1-like: MMRLLTGTTQPQEHSFEFVPQSVAVFGSTVLVEGCHPSRSIAWIHAWTLTHDGIITQVREYFNTSLTVTRLGNTDQSSPPSTDFSSSITSLYCPSIWESTLSDQVGKSVPGLVLAI; the protein is encoded by the coding sequence ATGATGCGCCTCCTCACCGGCACCACTCAGCCCCAAGAACACTCCTTCGAATTCGTCCCCCAATCTGTCGCCGTTTTCGGATCAACTGTTCTCGTCGAAGGCTGTCATCCTAGCCGTTCAATCGCCTGGATTCACGCCTGGACCCTCACTCATGATGGGATTATTACCCAGGTCAGAGAATACTTCAACACTTCACTGACTGTCACTCGTCTCGGTAACACAGACCAATCCTCGCCGCCGTCCACTGATTTCTCTTCTTCCATCACATCCCTCTATTGCCCCTCCATTTGGGAGAGCACGCTTTCGGATCAGGTCGGGAAGTCGGTCCCTGGATTAGTTCTTGCCATTTAA